Within the Medicago truncatula cultivar Jemalong A17 chromosome 4, MtrunA17r5.0-ANR, whole genome shotgun sequence genome, the region gtggaaataaatttaatgaaaataaataaataattatacagtcagcatgACACGTCAACAGATTCTGCTGACCTGTTACAACgcgggaccaaaagtggaagaatctcaAATGatagggacaaaatctaaattttattttttactggaaccaaaaccggaattcgctcatattacagggacgaaaagggACATTTAcccaaagaaaaataacaacttTAAATTTGAAGACATTATCTTCTTTACTTAAAGGAACAAATATATAATCCGCAAAATAAACGAATTTGGGACCAACGCGGTTGTGTTTTTCAACAATGGCGTCAAGCAACAAGTTGCTGACTTAAATTAAACGAATTTGTAGCAACATCAATATAGGTTATCTACTTTATACTTCTCTTATCTTTCCTTAATAAACTGTGTTTATCACTAAAATTCAAATTCTACTTTTTCCATATCCATCAAATGTGGAAAGAAGACCATTGCTAAGAACGAGCTTTCACTTTTTCCTTTGGtatacaaaatgaaaacaaaattttaaatcttCCTCTGCTACTCCACAACTAGAATGATAGAATAAACTATGAAGAGAACAGAAGCAAAACTAGAATGGTAGAATAAACGATGAAGAGGACAGAAAACAATGACATgcttttcccaaaaaaaaaattactatgttGTAATATGTAACTGAAAAAggataaacaaagaaaatgaaaaggaaaatttatgaaaacattCTGCAAACGCCCCAATTGTCGCAAAGAATATTACATTTCAaatttagaaaggaaaaaaaaaaagaaaaaacatcaccTAAATAAGGAGAAACCTCAGTCACGTTTGGATTCAAGAGGAATCCCCAGATTCTTCTATGCATGGTGAAGAATCTGATTCTTCAGCCAAAGATTCTAGCATATTTATTACTTCAGACGTATCATCTAGATAATACTTTGCTTTACTTGGCTTTTGTCCAACCGTGCAAGCAAATACAGAAGCATTGGAGGAAAGAATATTCCTTGAGATTGCACTACTAACTATTTCAAACATGTCCTCATCTGATCTGTCATCACCAACACACAGGACAAAGTCAGCCTGTTTGTCACTTTCGGTCATTGACGAAAATATCTTATCCGCAACTAAGCCTTTGCTCACATCCTGCAATGCAAATGGTATAAGATGAATCATCCTTTTCCCAAAGGGGTGTAGCACAATAAATAGCATATATCAATTATAATGTTAAAGCCAAAATTATATGGTAAAATCAAACTGCTATGCTGGATATAAGAATTTCTATATTCAGTAAAAATATTATCCAAAAAGCttctctaaaaaactacttTAACAGCATCATTTATGTCTAAAGGAACAACAGGAGGCTTGTCAATCCAAAACATTAGAACAGAAATTTGCAGGACTTCAATGTCAGATATCCAAGACAAAGATAAAATAGATCAGGTTCTTGGTCCAGTAGATGGAAAATTTTCTTATTAAATGCCCGTggtaggaagaaaaaaaataaaattataagaagGCATTGTTGCGTCTTACGTAAAGTTGGACAACAAAGGGCCTACTAGTTTTAGATAAcattgttatgttttattttctgtATCAATTACAAAAATACCAACTTGCTTTCGGGTTTTCGAAGACATTTATAGGAAACGGTGAAAACAACTAGTTGTGTTGTTTTCACTATttactgcaaaaaaaaaatgtaaataagcACAAAGTGAAAACAAATTGCCATTTAACAGAAAGTGTTTTCTGAAACCAATTAGACCCTAGGGGCCTTTTGGGTTTCTGCACATATTTCTTGTTCCCATTTTCTGTTATCACAGACTTACACTATGCTCTGTTTTCAAAGTTAACAATGGAAAtggtgaaaaaaaattatgtacagaactttttatatgaaaacaagGTGACATTTTCGtgattaaaattgaaaacagaaattGGAAACCAAATCATGCCCTTAATATTGCTATCTAAGCTCTTCTTTAGTCTCTGACAAATAAGAAATCCAAACTCCAGAATGCATTTTAGAAAGAACATTTTCATGTTATCAAATGTAAAATGAAAAGCAGAATTCTTTTTGTAGACAAATCATTTAGAGAAATTGTATATACCTGGGGCTTCACTTCAACGATAAACTGACCACTCTTTGCAGCAACAGGCTCATTGGCCAAAACACTTTCTAGATGATCTAACATTTCCTTAGCCTGAGATGATCCAAAACCAAGGTCGGCATCCCTGTATTGCCAAACCAAAGCACTTTCTTTTCGTTCAATGCTGGAACCGTCAGTTGCCTCTGTATATAGTTTCATAACAGGTTCAGCAATCTGCATCCATCCAAAATCAGAGCAGTTACCACAAGTTTCCCATTCACCGTCCTTGGACCACCTGAAAATTGCTCAAATTGTTAATAAATTGCCAGATTATAAAAAGCCGAGAACACAGGACAAAGTAGATCAATACAGTGAACATTTAGGAATTTATGTTAGCAAAGTGTAAATTTAGCTTCTAGATCAATGCAGATCCATACATGGAGGAAgtattcaaaaatattttcagcaaacaaaatatcacttaacAGGAACTTCTCCCTGGCATGACTGCCAAAGACAAATGATGTTCTCAACTCTGGTTTAAACAACAGTGTAAGATGAGTTACTAACAGCATTTACAAAACGATACACATGAGTTTCAATTTACAGTAAAGCATACACAATCCAATTGGACTTCAAACACTTTCATCCCTACATAATAGCTCTTGTTCAAACTTAGGGATGAAAGGAAGTTATTGTCATTTTCTGCATTTAGACAAAAAGAAATGGCACTTTCCAACTCTACAGCACAAGTTCATAGTATGAAGATGCCTAACTATTTTCACATAATTCATAAGTAATTTCTGAGCAACTAATacaaagtaaaacaaaataaacagaTGAAATGTCAGAGAAAAAACGGCAAGAGAGAAAGTACAGACCTCAAGAAATACCCATGTTCTGCAGCAATTCCAAGTTTTTTACAGGGAGTAAACCATTCACTTAAGCTATCCCTACCCCGTCCACTAACAATGAAAACAACATTTTTGGGGTCTGCACAGAGACTTTCCAAAAGAGAGATGACCTCTTTGCTTGGACTCTTGTTAATGGAGTTTTGTGGCATCACAGTACCATCATAGTCCAACAAAATGGCCCTACTCCTTGCCCTCTTGTAAGCTGAAACCATAGCATCAATGGAGAGCTTTTTAAAGTTAGGGTCAAGAGCCACAACTCTAAATCCAAAGCTAAGACCTATTCCCCAACATCTTTTTCTAAGAAGGTCCGTGCAAGCCCTCTCCATGTCTTGCAAGAAACTACGTGACCAGTAAGCCACGTCATGAGTGCTGACATACCGATAATGCTTTTCATGCCGCAACTGCTTCTCTCCATCACTCATTGAAATGGCTTCATTCATTGCCTCCGCAGTTGCTTCAACATTCCATGGATTGACACGGATAGCCCCACTTAGCGATGGAGAACACCCAATAAATTCTGATATTACAAGCATGCTCTTCTTTGGGCTATTCGCATTGGAACTTGATTCAGGACCAGATATTCCCTGTCTACAAACAATATATTCATAAGGAGTTAGGTTCATCCCATCCCTTACAGCTGTGACAATAACACACTCAGCAAGGCTGTAATAGGCAACTTTTTCAGTAATTGGAACCGATCTGTCAATAAAAACAATAGGTTCATAACCAGGCCGTCCAAACACTCTGTTGATCCTGCTGCAACTTTCTTCTATTTCAGAATGGATTTCATCTACGTGTATCCCTTTACCTCTAGCAGGGTTAACTATCTGGACTAAAACAGCTCTTCCTTGCCATTTGGGGTGTTGTTTCAGCATCTGCTCCATAGCCAGAATCTTCAAATTTATACCTTTAAAAATGTCCATATCGTCAATACCAAGCAAAATGGTTTTTCCTTCAAATTGCTGTTTGAGCTCCCTTGCTTTACACTCCTCATCCGACATCCTCATAACAGATTCAATCCGACCCATGTGAATCCCAACAGGCATGATCTTAATACTGATAGTCCTCCCGTAATATTCCAATCCTAGATAACCCCTCTTTGACTGATACTCTAGACCCAACATACGACTGCAGCAGGAAAGAAAATGACGAGCATAATCGAAAGTATGGAATCCAATGATATCAGAATTTAGTAAAGCTTTAAGTATCTCCTCCCTGACAGGAAGAGTCCTATATATCTCCGATGATGGAAAGGGGCTATGCAAGAAAAATCCCATTTTAACCCTGTTAAAACGCCTTCTTAGAAAAGTTGGCAGCACCATCAAATGGTAATCATGAACCCAAATATAATCATCCTCCGGGTTTATTATTTCTACTACCTTCTGAAAGAACAGCTTGTTTGCCAGAACATAGGCTTCCCACAAATGGCGATCAAAGCGGTGGCTTTTATCAGTTGAAAACGGTAACTTGTAATGAAAAAGTGGCCATAACTGCCTTTTGCAGAAGCCGTCGTAAAAGTTTGCCAAAACATCAGGAGGCAGAAAAGTGGGGACGCATTTGAACTTCTCCAGCAAATACTGCGATACATCATCTTGTTCAGCAGGATCAATGTCAACGCGCAAAGACCCAACATACAAAACTTCCATCTCTTCTGGAAATCCATCCTTAAGCTGTAATAGCAAAGAATCCTCATTCCAACTAAAATTCCACCCTTTGTTGTCCTCTCTTTTATTAGCTTTCAAAGGTAGCTGATTTGCTACAATGATGATTCGATCAGTAGTAATAGTTGACGGATTATCCGAAGAAACACTTACTGCCTGATCATCATCCACCTCTGAGACAATCCCCGGGACACTCATAACCCTCGGCATCCGCCTTCGTTCTTTAAACTCCCTCCCCGATCCTGATCCCATTGCTGGGAAATTCCCAGAAGCCAAATCTAAAAGGTTTGTATACGATCTGGACATCATCTTTACGTCCTTCCAAAAAATACACACTTCTCCACAAAATCTTCACTCTGCAAAATTGCCAAAtacaacaaaaaacacaaaaatcattaatcacGAACAGGACAAAAACAATCATActcaaaaccaacaaaaaaaaacacattctcTTACATCAAGACATGAAAATATCAGAGTCATGACCAACAAAACACACACATTCTCTTACATCAACACATAAAAACAGTATCAGTGAATTGATAATCAAAACACACTATTTTATGCTCTGACCCTTCCCGAAACAAATGATCACAGTTTACCAAAATGCAGATACATCATCACATACAATCAGACGTTAATTTTCTAagaaaagtttcaatttttacaCACTACATACAAAAGCCCCAAATTCTATACCCCTAAAACGGGTTACATCACAATGAGTATACATGAACAAATACCCTTCACATAAAGAGACAAAAAAACGCATTAAACAATCAAAACGCAACGATTCTCCCTACAATAAGATCGATAACAATAAAACTCGATTAAAAACTAATAAACctaaaacttcaattttccCTTATGATACAAaacaatgaaattgaaaacTGACCTTGTTGGATTGAAGCAATGGTTATTGGTAACAGTAGCAGATTGAGATTGAAGGTGAATTAAtctgaaaaattatgaaaataaccgaaaaaagaaaaaactaggGTTTTCTTATTTACACAACAAGATCtcccttctttctctttctttctctcagaaaacaaaaaagaaattgaattatgattatgaattaGAAAAAAGCGTTattgaatgaaatataaaagTGGAAGATTCAcagaattaataaaatattgacatgttgataattaattaattgacaatatttgaaaagattttaaaatttaattgtttattgtttttaGCACAAGTTAATCGTGAACTCTTATTCTTATCTAATGTTTCGTACAGTGACAACTAATATGTTGAAGAGCTTACGTCACGGACCAATAGGAATTTTAAGTCACAATTTTCATTTGgtccacattttttttatcaaatagtctaaaagataaaaattcacttttgtttttctaaaaaaaaaaaaaatcacttttttaaaatgaataagttaGTGTACGAGGTTCAAACCCTAGtgttacatatattatgtattatgtATTGTGATATTAGTTGAGTCAaatttaaagtaattttttatatttcgatCTTGCTAATCAGTGTCCTCAGGGCAATGATTAAggaatctataaataaaaattttgtctaaaaaatataagatgttacttttgataaattcatttggtctatatttttatcaaatagtctaataaataaaaattcactttttttctctaaaaaaaattcactttttaaaatgaataagctGGTGTACGGGGTTCAAACCATattgttacatatattatgtattgtcatATTAGTTGAGCCAAATTTATAGTAATTTTTCATATATCGATCCTGCTAACTAGTATCCTCAGGGCAATGATTAAGGAATCTACCAATAGAAATTTTGTCTAGGAAATATAAATGTTACTTTTGATAAAGTAatgattacacaactttttcataaaaacttactccctccggtcactattctattataagcaaaaaaactattttttaggttcattgaatgaGTGATGTATGTGACCattaatatagaccacatacatcatttattcaatgaatctaaaaagtagttctttttgcttataatagtgactagAAGGAGTACTTGTTTAAATGCTTAATTATTACTTGGGTA harbors:
- the LOC11418348 gene encoding probable alpha,alpha-trehalose-phosphate synthase [UDP-forming] 7, giving the protein MMSRSYTNLLDLASGNFPAMGSGSGREFKERRRMPRVMSVPGIVSEVDDDQAVSVSSDNPSTITTDRIIIVANQLPLKANKREDNKGWNFSWNEDSLLLQLKDGFPEEMEVLYVGSLRVDIDPAEQDDVSQYLLEKFKCVPTFLPPDVLANFYDGFCKRQLWPLFHYKLPFSTDKSHRFDRHLWEAYVLANKLFFQKVVEIINPEDDYIWVHDYHLMVLPTFLRRRFNRVKMGFFLHSPFPSSEIYRTLPVREEILKALLNSDIIGFHTFDYARHFLSCCSRMLGLEYQSKRGYLGLEYYGRTISIKIMPVGIHMGRIESVMRMSDEECKARELKQQFEGKTILLGIDDMDIFKGINLKILAMEQMLKQHPKWQGRAVLVQIVNPARGKGIHVDEIHSEIEESCSRINRVFGRPGYEPIVFIDRSVPITEKVAYYSLAECVIVTAVRDGMNLTPYEYIVCRQGISGPESSSNANSPKKSMLVISEFIGCSPSLSGAIRVNPWNVEATAEAMNEAISMSDGEKQLRHEKHYRYVSTHDVAYWSRSFLQDMERACTDLLRKRCWGIGLSFGFRVVALDPNFKKLSIDAMVSAYKRARSRAILLDYDGTVMPQNSINKSPSKEVISLLESLCADPKNVVFIVSGRGRDSLSEWFTPCKKLGIAAEHGYFLRWSKDGEWETCGNCSDFGWMQIAEPVMKLYTEATDGSSIERKESALVWQYRDADLGFGSSQAKEMLDHLESVLANEPVAAKSGQFIVEVKPQDVSKGLVADKIFSSMTESDKQADFVLCVGDDRSDEDMFEIVSSAISRNILSSNASVFACTVGQKPSKAKYYLDDTSEVINMLESLAEESDSSPCIEESGDSS